A genomic segment from Peribacillus sp. ACCC06369 encodes:
- a CDS encoding NAD(P)/FAD-dependent oxidoreductase: MSKQIVILGAGYAGLLSALSVREYYKKDEVQVTVVNQFPTHQIITELHRLAGGSISEQAVSIPLEKLFKGKDIDLAISKVESFSVDKKEVKLSNGSTLSYDALVVALGSQTGFFGIPGLEENSMVLKSVNDANKIYKHIEDRIREYAQTNNEADATIVIGGGGLTGVELIGEIVDHFPKIAKKFGVDFKDLKIKLVEAGPKILPVLPDHLIERAMTSLEARGVEFLTGLPVTGVKGNQIELKDGQTIVANTLVWTGGVAALPIVGESGLEVDRGKAAVNEYLQSKSHNDVFVVGDSALAFPPEGGRPYAPTAQNAWQMGELVGYNLYAAFEGKKLEEFSPVNSGTLASLGRKDAVATVGANNTSLKGLPATLMKEASNIRYLSHIKALFSLAY; this comes from the coding sequence ATGTCAAAACAAATCGTCATCTTAGGTGCAGGTTATGCTGGATTACTATCTGCCTTATCCGTACGTGAATATTACAAGAAGGATGAAGTGCAGGTTACAGTGGTGAACCAATTTCCAACGCACCAAATCATCACCGAATTGCACCGTCTTGCAGGCGGATCCATTTCTGAACAAGCTGTTTCCATTCCTTTGGAAAAGCTTTTTAAAGGAAAAGATATCGACCTTGCCATTTCCAAAGTGGAGTCTTTCTCAGTCGATAAAAAAGAAGTGAAGCTTTCCAATGGCTCCACTTTATCTTATGATGCCCTGGTTGTTGCTTTGGGAAGCCAAACAGGATTCTTCGGCATTCCGGGACTTGAGGAAAACAGCATGGTCTTGAAATCCGTAAATGATGCAAACAAGATTTACAAACATATCGAAGATCGCATCCGCGAATATGCACAAACGAATAATGAAGCGGACGCAACAATCGTGATCGGCGGCGGCGGCTTGACGGGCGTCGAGTTAATCGGTGAAATCGTGGATCATTTCCCTAAAATCGCCAAAAAGTTCGGAGTGGACTTCAAGGACTTGAAAATCAAGCTTGTGGAAGCTGGTCCAAAAATCCTACCGGTCCTGCCTGATCACTTAATCGAACGTGCCATGACAAGCTTGGAAGCACGCGGCGTTGAATTCTTGACAGGTCTGCCTGTTACGGGTGTTAAAGGAAACCAAATCGAATTGAAAGATGGACAAACGATCGTTGCCAATACGCTTGTTTGGACAGGCGGAGTCGCAGCCCTTCCTATCGTAGGCGAATCAGGCCTTGAAGTGGATCGCGGCAAAGCGGCCGTCAATGAGTATTTGCAATCCAAATCCCATAATGATGTATTCGTCGTCGGGGACAGTGCCCTTGCTTTCCCTCCAGAAGGCGGACGTCCATACGCTCCTACTGCACAAAATGCTTGGCAAATGGGTGAGCTTGTTGGATATAACCTTTATGCAGCGTTTGAAGGCAAGAAACTTGAAGAATTTTCACCTGTAAACTCAGGTACACTTGCGAGCCTTGGCCGTAAGGATGCGGTGGCAACCGTTGGAGCCAATAACACTTCCCTAAAAGGTCTGCCAGCTACATTGATGAAAGAAGCAAGTAATATTCGCTATCTATCACACATCAAAGCCCTATTCAGCTTGGCTTATTAA
- a CDS encoding DUF1641 domain-containing protein, whose amino-acid sequence MSETITQSQTEQLNDRQKQLDVLDQLLKPEVQESLNTLVEQLPKLTEIVNILTKSYDFAQSVATDDVLKKDTVSAISEIAGPVVDSVKGLAATSIEAKDRAEVNNDVIGLFGLLRMMKDPQAQKLFRFAQAFLEVSSERKNQK is encoded by the coding sequence ATGTCAGAAACGATTACCCAATCACAGACTGAACAACTTAATGACCGCCAAAAACAATTAGATGTACTGGACCAATTATTAAAGCCTGAGGTTCAGGAATCCTTGAACACTTTAGTTGAGCAGTTACCAAAGCTGACTGAGATAGTGAATATTTTAACAAAGTCTTATGATTTTGCTCAATCAGTAGCGACTGATGATGTTTTGAAAAAGGATACGGTCAGCGCCATTTCGGAGATCGCAGGACCTGTGGTCGATTCAGTGAAAGGGCTTGCGGCCACTTCCATTGAAGCTAAGGATCGCGCTGAAGTGAATAATGATGTGATCGGTCTTTTTGGTCTGTTAAGAATGATGAAAGACCCGCAAGCGCAAAAGCTTTTCCGTTTCGCCCAAGCTTTTCTTGAAGTCTCTTCAGAACGTAAAAACCAAAAATAA
- the hxlB gene encoding 6-phospho-3-hexuloisomerase, with translation MKKEIAVILAEVNGVFHKMDGTETDELLKQLQSENRIFIVGEGRSGFMAKAFAMRLMHLGLNVYAVGETITPSIAKGDLIIAISGSGSTKSVISVAVKGREMGCKVFSITTNDQSDLANVSHEVLLIPAATKNRLDHETKSVQPLSSLFDQCVHVLCDAVCLDYSLTQSISHELTYSKHSNVE, from the coding sequence TTGAAAAAAGAAATTGCGGTTATTTTAGCAGAAGTGAACGGTGTATTTCACAAAATGGACGGAACGGAAACGGATGAGCTCCTAAAGCAGTTACAGTCGGAAAACAGGATTTTTATCGTAGGTGAAGGAAGGTCGGGCTTCATGGCTAAAGCCTTTGCGATGCGATTGATGCATCTCGGCTTAAACGTTTATGCAGTCGGCGAAACGATTACGCCTTCTATTGCAAAAGGCGATCTAATCATAGCCATTAGCGGTAGCGGCTCGACGAAAAGTGTGATTTCGGTTGCGGTAAAAGGCAGGGAAATGGGATGCAAGGTGTTTTCCATCACGACGAATGATCAATCCGATTTAGCGAATGTCTCGCATGAGGTCTTGTTGATTCCAGCTGCAACGAAAAATCGCTTGGACCATGAAACGAAAAGCGTCCAGCCGTTAAGCTCATTGTTTGATCAATGCGTACATGTTTTATGTGATGCAGTTTGCTTGGACTATTCATTAACCCAGTCCATAAGCCATGAGCTCACTTATTCCAAACATAGTAATGTAGAGTGA
- the hxlA gene encoding 3-hexulose-6-phosphate synthase, giving the protein MKIQLALDRMNMGEAIEMARTVESSIDWIEVGTSLIKEFGTNSIKEMRKHFPDKKIVADMKTMDNAAYEMDLCFQGGADVATVMGAASDVTIQKCLEKALEYNGQIMIDLLNVSNSRLEQLRIYNQAIFCEHVSKDSQEIADHAMIHMRNHAGSMSAAAGGITLSSLPVMIRRGVDVLIIGSAITQAKNPAEAARLFKETMNGEKGVKKV; this is encoded by the coding sequence TTGAAAATTCAGCTGGCGTTGGATCGCATGAATATGGGGGAAGCCATTGAAATGGCACGAACCGTGGAATCTTCGATTGATTGGATCGAAGTGGGGACTTCCCTGATCAAAGAGTTCGGAACGAATAGCATCAAAGAAATGAGAAAACACTTTCCCGATAAAAAGATTGTTGCAGACATGAAGACGATGGACAATGCGGCTTACGAAATGGATCTTTGCTTTCAAGGCGGGGCCGATGTAGCTACGGTAATGGGGGCTGCATCAGATGTAACCATCCAAAAATGTCTGGAAAAGGCACTTGAATACAATGGGCAGATCATGATTGATTTATTGAATGTATCCAATTCCCGGCTTGAACAGTTACGGATTTACAATCAGGCGATTTTCTGTGAGCATGTAAGCAAGGATAGCCAGGAGATAGCTGATCATGCCATGATCCATATGAGAAATCACGCTGGATCCATGAGCGCGGCTGCAGGAGGGATCACACTTTCATCCTTGCCTGTAATGATCAGGCGGGGTGTAGATGTCTTGATAATTGGCTCGGCGATTACACAAGCAAAAAATCCAGCAGAAGCTGCACGTCTATTTAAGGAAACGATGAATGGGGAGAAAGGTGTGAAGAAAGTTTGA
- a CDS encoding MFS transporter, whose product MSQLQVASRKRWMRLIPLVFITYSLAYLDRANYGFGVAGGMGEDLNITAGVSSFLAALFFLGYFFFQIPGAHYAEKKSAKILIFWSLILWGGLATLTGMATSVEWLYPIRFLLGVVESAVMPAMLVFLSHWFLKEERSRANTFLILGNPVTVLWMSILSGYLLKAFDWRWLFIIEGLPAVLWAFIWYKVVNDRPKDAKWLTDQEKKDMEMVLQKEQAALKPVKNYKEAFKSKQVIVLSVQYFMWSIGVYGFVMWLPSIIKQASNMDIVATGWLSSGPYLLAVISMLTLSYYSDKTLNRKTFVWTSLLVGAIAFFGSFMIGTSNFWLSYALLVIAGGAMYAPYGPFFAIIPEILPRNVAGGAMALINSMGALGSFVGAYFVGYLNGLTGGPGASYIFMAGSLLISALLTLMVKKPAVTSVKQMEVVSS is encoded by the coding sequence ATGTCTCAATTACAGGTAGCTTCGCGAAAAAGGTGGATGAGATTGATCCCCTTAGTGTTCATCACATACAGCCTCGCCTATCTCGACCGTGCCAATTATGGGTTTGGTGTAGCGGGAGGGATGGGGGAAGACCTCAATATCACAGCCGGGGTATCTTCCTTTCTGGCCGCACTGTTTTTCCTTGGTTATTTCTTCTTTCAAATTCCAGGCGCGCATTACGCGGAAAAGAAAAGTGCCAAAATTCTGATTTTCTGGAGCTTGATTCTTTGGGGAGGACTGGCCACATTGACGGGTATGGCGACAAGTGTGGAATGGCTCTATCCGATTCGCTTCCTTCTGGGTGTCGTTGAAAGCGCTGTTATGCCTGCGATGCTCGTTTTCCTTAGCCACTGGTTCTTAAAAGAAGAACGTTCCCGGGCCAACACCTTTTTGATCCTGGGGAATCCTGTTACTGTATTGTGGATGTCGATCCTTTCAGGCTACCTATTGAAAGCATTCGACTGGAGATGGCTGTTCATCATTGAAGGACTTCCGGCTGTCCTGTGGGCGTTCATCTGGTATAAGGTCGTCAATGATCGTCCAAAAGATGCCAAGTGGCTTACCGATCAAGAAAAGAAAGATATGGAAATGGTCCTCCAGAAAGAACAGGCCGCATTAAAACCCGTTAAAAATTATAAGGAAGCTTTTAAGTCGAAGCAGGTCATCGTGCTCAGCGTCCAATACTTCATGTGGAGTATTGGGGTTTATGGGTTCGTCATGTGGCTGCCGTCCATTATTAAACAGGCATCCAATATGGATATAGTAGCAACGGGCTGGCTTTCATCCGGACCTTACTTATTAGCGGTCATTTCAATGTTGACACTATCCTATTATTCGGATAAAACATTGAATCGAAAAACGTTCGTTTGGACATCGCTGCTAGTGGGGGCCATCGCATTCTTCGGATCCTTCATGATCGGCACATCGAATTTCTGGCTTTCATATGCACTGTTGGTCATTGCTGGCGGTGCGATGTATGCCCCGTATGGACCGTTCTTTGCCATCATTCCTGAAATACTTCCAAGGAATGTTGCTGGCGGAGCAATGGCCCTGATTAACAGCATGGGGGCGCTTGGCTCATTTGTAGGTGCCTATTTCGTCGGATATTTAAACGGATTGACTGGCGGGCCTGGAGCATCCTATATTTTCATGGCGGGATCTTTATTGATTTCAGCGTTACTGACATTGATGGTTAAAAAGCCAGCGGTTACATCAGTCAAGCAAATGGAGGTGGTTTCGTCTTGA